In Lolium perenne isolate Kyuss_39 chromosome 5, Kyuss_2.0, whole genome shotgun sequence, the sequence GGTATCAAAAGGGAAGTGAAATTGCCGTCGGCAGCCTATGCCAGCTATGGGATGGTCTCAATAAAAAATAATATTGCAATCATGAATCAAATGGATGGAAGTGATTTGAATATAACGGAAGAGCATGCCATGCATGTGTAATGGAGTAACACCGTGTGCTCTCTTTGTGCTCCCTATAGATGATCTAACGGTTGGATTGGTGTGCATAGCTATGCACCATGGTAGCCCACTATttcccatatatatatatatatatatatatatagaaactCTATTAGACACCCTAGGTGCAGAATAAGTAATTCTGCACCCGGGTCGGTTCACCGAGCCAGCCCAACTCTGCTTCGGGTGCGGCTCACACCGTGGCAGGCTCCGCTCGATGTATTTTTTTTTGGGTTTATTACGTCGTTGGTTTTTCATATCGTGGGGATCTGGACGTGCGTTGCCCGCCGATCAGTGTTTCGAAGCTCAGGCACACGCTCCTCCAGCTTGACAAATCCGGCGACCACCGGCGACTCGCCGCTGCCGCCCGGAGAATCCGTGCCCCAGCGCACCCCCACCCGGAGAATCCGTGCTTGACTATATGATGctcaattttttttttcattATTTAGCAAATCCGCTATATGGCTATAGCGACTATAGCCTTTCATAGCTTCAAAAAAAAATCGCAGCTatcggctatagccggctattttaacTAGAGCTCAAAAATAGGAAAATAAAACCGAGCTCAGCAAATGCAATGGACTCCACGTATGGCAACAAGAAGATTAAAGGCAATATTAGTGTCCCATCTAAAGGTGTATATGATgcccccatagggggcctcacAACGCTTTGGATTTTGGGCCGTTAGATCGAGCTGATGTGGCGCGATCTCGGCCGGCCGTTCGTCCAGGGCGCTGAGGCCCTCCCGCAGACCCACTTTTTATCCATGGGTCGTGTGAAAGCCCGCTCGGCCCAGactctcgcgtcgcgcgtggcttTCTCTCCAATCCCGTCGCTCCCTCTCCCCTTCCAATCCCGCAGATGCAGCCGCCGCCTCCCCAGCTCCCTCTCCCTGCTGCCGAGCTCGCCTTCGGCCGCCGCTCGCCCCGCAACCGCGTGTCGTCGGTTGGCGGAGATGGCTGGGGTGGGCGGGAGAGCGCCGGCGACAGGGAGGCGCACGGGGGCGGGCGGGCGCACGGGGACGGCGGCCGGGAGATGGAgggcggcgaccggcggcgggGAGCAGCGCCGGaggggcggcggccggaggagcgGCGGCCGGAGGAGCGGCGGCTGCTGGGTGCAGATTCATGGCGACCTCACAGCGACGGGAGCCGCTTCCGGCGATGGAGCGGCGGAGCTCAACCGGCAATGGCATGTTCAGATCGTTAGCAGAAGGTTCGTCTCTCTCTGGCAGTTGATGCGGGAGAGAGCAGGCGTCATATGAGGATGGGGATCTTGACCGAGGCAGAGAAGCAGCAAAAGGAAGAGGTGAACTGGAAGCCGATTCTTCTCCGGCCACCGACCTCACGTCGTAGGTCACGGGCCGCCGCCGCATCGCGCGAGGTGGCGAGTCTCTGCCACCGTCCATGCTCCTCTTCATGGACTTCTCCTCATGGCTGAGCTATGTCGCTTCTCCTCATTAAGATTCGGCCTCTTCCTCCCCCACAACTGAGGTAATGGTATCTCTCCCCCTCTCAGTTCTGATATCTTTTCTTCATTTAGATCTCTGGACTCATGCAAGATCTATCTGAAAACTAGATCCGAACATTGTGACTATGAATATGTTTGGCTTAGTCTGTTGTGTTTACAGGTTTATCAGTGCTTGACAGATACTGCAGTATGATGTATAAATTATACTGTAGGAGGTAGATGAAGACATTCAGGTGAGCTATTTTCTCACTAATTATCTGCTATTTGTTTTCTTAATCATGAGACTGAATATTTGTGTCTGATACGGGAATCAACATAGGTCTAGGAAAAAGAGAGATTGCCACTAGAAAAAGGTGGCTCCACAATTAGTCAATACACCTTTAGGATTATAGAGCTAGTGAGCACGTCAGGTTTTTGttagaatttcagtagctttgctTTAGCATTTAGTTAAGACTCATATTTTCCTATATATTTTGTTGGCATTTTATGGTCTATCATGAGCTCAAAGAAGCCTGATGGTGTTCTTTTTTCATGCCCGACTGAGATGACTGAATCTGTACTCCTGTATGTGGACAGAGACACATGTGCAGAACCTGTGATGCAAAATGCTCTGGGTAGTTTATCATATCAAGGTACATCATATATATTATGTATGCCTTCCAATACAACTACATCTTCTTGCAGCTAATTTTGAATGTTTATACATATTTAACTTTTTTACGTAGTTCTCATATCCAAACTTGTATAATACATGTATTTTCTTTCTGACTAGATGCGATCTGTTTCTAATATGCAGTTCTAATCCATACTTGTGTAATACCTTTTATTGGTTTGTTATTCTCTCTGCACCGCCAAATTTCCCACTTCATGGCACGTAGAGGGAAACAATAGGAAATACACACCTGTTGGTTTGTATTAACCTTTTATTCGTTCAGCAAGATACTTGCAGCATTCATATTATCCCCTGGTTCTGTAGATAATTTAGCCCATCCAATGTCTTGTACTGAATGATTAACTAGCTAACAGCTGAACTAAAACAATTGTTTAGGTAATGAGCCATACTCCATGAttgtttgttgttgttgttacagcTTGTAATTATGCTTCCTGGACTGCTGGGGCATCCAGCCTGTGTCTGCTTTCCGCGTCATTTCTTCAGCAACAATCAATATAGGTACATTCTAACTGTTTACTACTCTCTGGCATTATATGGCTTGTACTGCAAAGTACTTTATATTAGTCTTCTGCCTCAAGAAAAATGAAGGCCGGCATTAAAATTTATATGACTAATTTATTCACTGATTATATTATATTATAGCAACAAGGCACCAACCTGCTGGCCACCGTTAGTTTTAGAGAATTCAAATTCTGGTTTGGATGGTCAAAAATGAGTATGAGTTGACAGAGGGGAAAATGATTTTGTACAAGAAAAATAATTAAATCCTACTCATGACAACGATGTGCATGGATTTGCTACATGATGTTTGATTTTATTGGGACATGTAATTTGTTAGCTGGTTCGTGTTTAATAACAATTTTGTTTTTCTTTATCCTTACATGGTTACCAATTTTGTGATTGCTCAACGTTTATTTTTTTAGGTTTCATGACATCCCCTCCAGGGAACAATCAGAGGGAAAACTTGAAGACTCTTTAGGTTATATGGAGGATGATTCATGTGGTCAAGTGTATTGTGAGGTATTTAAGCCTATTTAGATCTTGGATAATTTTTTAGTATTATCTTTGGGTGCTTCTTTTCTCTTGCCTGAGTAGGTCATCAAAACGATAAATATTCATATTTTTTAAATGATGGCATGATGGTTAAGCGTTGTGTTTTCTTTGATACTCTTTTGATCTTGAACCCTTCTTCTGATCCTTGTGCTCACTGCCTctgtttgtatttggtcataattCAGTACCCTTCTTCTGATCCTTGTGCTCACTGCCTctgtttgtatttggtcatatttTGTCTCCCAGATTGTGATGATGAATTGATGACTGCATGTATTGAGCCGCTCTCATGTGAGTTACTATCTTTTCACAGTGTGATTGCTATTAGATTAACAAAACTTATCTCTTGTCTTCTCTTTGTCCCGTCTTCCGTAGGGCAGGCCTTCGTGCCCGCCATTGTCAAGTTCTCCATTAGTATGTTTGTTCGATTCGTTTTCTTTCTCTATTTGGGGTTACAAAGGGTCATGCTAGGCGTGTCCAAAAGCTAAtgctaaagtacactaatgagaTCGCTAAAATATATGTTGATGCATGCCAATGTAATTTATTTAGTTGTAGATCTGTGTGGCCTGCACTTCTCTTCCTGTTCACAAGAGGATATTTTCTGAAATCTATATGATGTTTCATTCAGATTTCATCTTTTAAACGTAATTGAAGTCCTTGAATTAAACTAATATACTCATGACATGCATCTTATTGTGTTTCCTTTGATTTATGCAAGGTTCATTCATGAGATTCAGTTCACAAGGTTCTTTGAATTAAACTAATATACTCATGACAGGCAAATATTTCTCAGGTTCACACCTCTGTTTCTGTAATTAAAAACTTGTGTGTTGCTTATTTGGTGCTGATGATTAATATTCATATGCAAGAATATATTCCGTGGAGATTATCTTAGTTAGTCCTGATTACACCTGAGTGTGCAATTGAGCACCTACATCAGGTAGGTTGTTTAGTAAGAAATGTAGCGATGCCCTTGCAGCAAAATACTTATTTCAGTAAATGATGCCAAAAACTTGTTTGAGTCACTGCCACGAAACAATTCATCCATGCGTTTTGGTTCAGATAGTGCTATGAATCATTTAGCCAGCTCTAGATTTAACGTGTTCCATCGTTCTGAACTGTCATATGCACATGAGTTGACAGAGGGGAAAATGATTTTGTACACGAAAAATAATTAAATCCTACTCATGACAACGATGCAGGAAAACAATACCAGTGGAGGAGATCCCAGCAGTTGACTTGCAGCAGTGTGGAAGAAGGGCATGAAGATCAAGGAAGGGACCTGCTGCATACAATCACGCCAGACCTGGTGTTCATCATCGATGATAAGTCGCACAAGGTGTTCACCCGGTACGGAAACTACTTGGTGACCATGCATACTCACAAAGCAAAGGATTTCCTATGTGGTTATGTTATTTCCCCTTTTGGCTAACGACAACTTTTGTGTTCTTTTAATTTTGTTTGCTGATCTACTTGTGCGGATAAATTACTGTCAGGTGACCAACTTGGATGTTATTATTCTTATTTTTAGCATACGGTAAATCTATTTTCTCTTGCTATGTGCTATTGTGCAATTATACACGATATGCGTGTGTGTGTAGTAGCACCACTGCTAAGGAAAATTTTCAGTTCCTTTATTCAGAACCATTGCTGCATGTGGTTTACGAATTCTTTGAAACAATGTAACGTGCTTCCTTTTCCTTCTGTATGCACTTATTATCATTTGCTTGAGCTACAATTTTGGATGATCATTGTCTCATCACGACTTAGTTTACAGTTTGATCTTATTAGAAACTTCTTGCATTCACTTGCCCTATATTTTGTGGGCGACGTCACGCGAGGAGATTGGTTGGGTGGTGTGAATGGAGATACAGGTTCTGGATTATTTTATATAGTGCTAGGAATTATTTAGCCAGCTCTACATTTTAGCGTGCTCCTTCATTCTATATTATTTACTGTCGTGCACATGTGGTGACAAAAGAAAGCAAATTATTTTAACATAATACTCCTACTAACAATCACAGCTACTCTCCATTTCAGTGTCGATCTGCTCTTTCAGGTGTTGCCGGATTGGCTCAATTCTTCCTCACGCGTCGTTGGAAGGCTCCTTTGCGCCTCGCCGAAAGGTTGTCAGGTCAGCTTGTATTTCCCTCAAGATTGCTGGCCGCATTGGTACCACATAGAGATTCATACCTTAAATTTCCCCGTTGGGAAAAGTAGCGTATTATTTTGCTTTTTGTATGGCAAGAATGGGCGAGAGCTTTTCCTCGGGCCTCGGTTCATCTCGATAGGCTGTTGAGGAACTGTACCTAAGCTGGATCAGGGAACTAACGATACTCCACTCTATTGATTGGCTACCAAAAAAAGCAATTACACTACCCCTATTGAGTATCATTGTCAATAGATTGTTGTCGAGGCCGAGTGTGTGCCCTCGAGCACATGTTGCGAGAATAACTAGGGTACTTTTTGTCCTTCAAGCATAGTTAGTATACGTCATCTGCAAGTAAGATCTTGGGTGCTTTCCTTCTGATTATTAGGTGGTATCATCTATTTATTGATTGATATCATTTTGAGACATATACTTATCGATTTCTTGGTCTCGGTAGGACACACAAAATCTTTGTCATTTTGCTTCCTAATTTGAATTAGGAACTGAGTTTGTACTGCTATCCCTGGCAGGGCTCCTTCGTGCGAAGAAGCATCGCCTTCTGGGTCGCGCGACCTTGGCGAGGCGGAGTGGCAGCAGTGATTCAGAGCGGTGGAAGGCGTTGTGGCGCGGTGCCAACTGCGTGAGAGGTTGGCGGCAACTTTCTGGCCCGACCTGGGCTGGACGGGCCATGACCGTACACCCCCCGATCCAATATCCTTCCACCCATCCCTCCGCTGGTGGAGGACGCCGTGCATGCGAGCAGGAGCCTATTGTTGTTATGGTCTATAGTCGACGGCACCTCCTTACCAAGTTGTAGTCGCTTGGTGAGGATGATCGTGTATGTGTGTGTCATGTGTGTTCCTCCTTCTGAAGATTGTATCCCTGATGTCTTCTTCCTGTTCAATGAAATCGAACGCAAAATTTCTTGCGTTTTCTTGAAAGAAAACTAAAAAACATATTACCATTTTCTCATTTAATTTTTATCACCGTTATATAAAATGTAGACCAATACGAATtctacggggtcgtgcgccaaggcgcacatcaaaATCTAGTTATTATTATTTCCAACAGGCCACCCGGCACCCGGCTTTCTAGTTCCGTAGAAAATGGTGGGATATATAAAAGGCGCAAAGAGTAATTCTCATACGTGTAAAACGGGTTACCTAGCACCTCCGAGGATTCGTTCGATCTAGAATTCTTGATGTGCCTTCTCTCTTTCCGTTTTTGCTACTACAGATTCGGGAGAGTATATAGAAAATGAAACTGGTTTTCGGGAAGAAGCTACTTTTGCCTCGAAGAAGGCATGTTGAAAAGTTCACAAGTTCTCGCTTTTAGCTGCTACTAGGATTAACGAGTATAGAAACAGACTGAAGGAACCTTCACGAATTTAGGATGGGGCGTAAGGAAAGAACCCTAGGTAGACTCCATGAATTTTGGTCTCGGGTGGACGTCCAAATGTAGTACTTTTTTAAATTTCGTGAATTTAATTTGACAGTTTCAGGAATCTGTATGGGAATGAGTATTTAGTTGAAATAAAATGTGGAGATGTGAAGGCGCCACACATGCCTACACCTACAGCTCCCGCTGCGCCGCCACACCAACAACATGTTTGTGGTGCATGGACTGGAAGATGACGAGCAAGGCAAGTGACCATTATATGAACAGCAGGTCATATAGTTACTTCACAGCTGGTCTAGAGGCGCAACAGAGGGAGAACACCATTCAAGATGGCATGGAATGAGACAATAAATCGAGAACTCTGGAAAACTTGTAATGTGCTATTACACACCTTTTGTTACATTTGCTATCACTAGACTGATattgatatattgtgatacaattgTGTTGCTCAAATAGTTGTATTTTGAAATGTTATGCCGTCCAATTTTTTCATGTTATGTGCAACAACCCCACCAAACAATGGTTTTTTTGTGCAACAGCAATTTGCAAATTCTAAATACACCTCCTGTCCTCCATGTTGGATGCCATGTCAACAAGAAAACTAGGCTCCATTTATAAGAAATCTTGTTAACTCTCCGAATTGGCTGATTTGGGCTAGGTGCAACAAATTAGGCAACAAAGTGTGCTACCTGCAAAAAAGATGTTGTTTCTGTGTTCTGTGCAACAAAAGCCACAAAGTGTGGTGTAAGCTGCAATTTTCTCCTAGCCAGTCTAACATCGATAACTAACATCTGACGCAGTACTACCAAATTACAGTTTCATTCTAACACTTCTGTAACTAACAAGGTTGGTAAGTCAGAAAACAATGCAATGAGCGCTATTAATTGTATTGTGCTGGAATGTTCATGTGTATTTGGTAATGCCAAACTTGTAAAATTCTGTTGTCTTCTGCACTTTCCATGTGCCTGATCACGATATTTTTAGCAGAATTGGACATTTTTCCTTGGCATACGCAGCTAACCAATGAAGCTAGTAATATATCTTACGTTTTCTTTGTGCCACGACCATGCTTTCTGCTTATTATCTTTGTCATTTTGATTTGGTTTCTTTTGGGCTTTAAATCAAAGCTGAAACCGTGTAATTCTGCGTGTCAGATCTACAAGTTACCATTGAACTTTCTCTGTACTTATCACTGGAGTTAAAAGACACATGCTGATGTATAGACTTTTGTGGTTTTAGAGTGGATATGGTGACTCAGGAATCATGCTCCCAATGCATGAACCGATGGACGATGGTGCTATGTGACATGGAGAAAAGTAACCACACGCAGTGTGATTTCTAAATAACTTTTTCTTTGCGAGTATTGCCAATTCTAATCCCTGAACAAATTAGGAAACTAAATTCCCTAGAAAAGATAATAGGCTCGAGAAGagtccgactttaaattaataaagctacACCGGCAACATCCAAACAAAGTACGAACAACACCGGATACAACCATACGAGACGACACACAAACCACGAACACCTCGGACAACAGAAAAGCATGAGTCAGATACAGGCACAAAGCATAAAGAACACCATAACAACATATCTACGCCCCAACGTAGACATACACAAATTCCCCTAGAAGATGCAGTGGATTTTCATTGATCAACACATTTGTTTACACAAATATTGATTTTTTTAT encodes:
- the LOC139831133 gene encoding uncharacterized protein isoform X1, which encodes MTGKYFSGKQYQWRRSQQLTCSSVEEGHEDQGRDLLHTITPDLVFIIDDKSHKVFTRVDLLFQVLPDWLNSSSRVVGRLLCASPKGCQGSFVRRSIAFWVARPWRGGVAAVIQSGGRRCGAVPTA
- the LOC139831133 gene encoding uncharacterized protein isoform X2, with product MTGKYFSGKQYQWRRSQQLTCSSVEEGHEDQGRDLLHTITPDLVFIIDDKSHKVFTRCCRIGSILPHASLEGSFAPRRKVVRAPSCEEASPSGSRDLGEAEWQQ